The following are encoded in a window of Francisella tularensis subsp. tularensis genomic DNA:
- a CDS encoding valine--tRNA ligase, producing the protein MTQEINKNYNPKEIEQANYQNWEASGKFACGNTDSKDTYTIMLPPPNVTGTLHMGHGFQMSLMDILIRYNRMSGKDTLWQPGTDHAGIATQMVVERQLNAQGISRHDLGRENFVSKVWEWKELSGGTITSQMRRIGASPDWDRERFTMDKGLSDAVKKCFIKLYEDGLAYRGERLVNWDPKLKTAVSDLEVAQVDKQGSLWHFIYPVADSDEKIIIATTRPETMLGDMAVAVHPEDERYTHLVGKMINLPLTDRQIPIIADDYVEKDFGTGCVKITPAHDFNDYEMGKRHNLPMLSILTDDATLNTNVPSKYQGLDRFEARKQIVADMEALGLLDKIEPHALKVPTGDRTGEILEPYLTKQWFVKADVLAKPAIEAVEKGDVRFVPDNWKNTYFAWMRDIQDWCVSRQLWWGHRIPAWYDEAGNAYVGEDEADVRAKYNLADDIAIKQDEDVFDTWFSSALWPFSTLGWPEQTPELAKYYPTSVLVTGFDIIFFWVARMMMFGMYFMNDVPFRDIYITGLIRDSEGQKMSKSKGNVLDPVDLIDGISLDELLKKRTTGLMQPQMKAKIEKATKKEFPEGISAYGADAVRFTYAALASTSRDISFDTARVEGYRNFCNKLWNASRFVMMNLDDYKVCDNYELGVADKWIWSVLNTATADVHRHLANYRFDLVTNTIYDLVWNNYCDWYVEFAKVALKDDSLSEQQKNGVKYTLTKVLENILALAHPLIPFITESIYQQLKAHLNDAKDTIMDVSYPVTTQALEAPEAEKAIVWLQNVVTTLRNMRSEVGIKPSLEISLIVKDVADKDREYLAQTEGFIKALARINNIEFNDNPPTSLSQIVEGLELNIPLAGLVDIEAEKARLDKELDKLKDEVDRVQKKLSNERFVSNAPEAVVAAEQEKLAKYQELYAKTLEKKEALG; encoded by the coding sequence ATGACTCAAGAAATAAATAAAAATTATAATCCAAAAGAAATCGAACAAGCAAATTACCAAAATTGGGAAGCTTCAGGCAAATTTGCATGTGGTAATACTGACTCGAAAGATACATATACAATCATGTTACCACCTCCAAATGTAACAGGTACTTTGCATATGGGACATGGTTTCCAGATGTCATTGATGGATATTTTAATCCGTTATAATCGTATGTCAGGCAAAGATACTCTATGGCAACCTGGTACTGATCATGCGGGTATTGCTACACAAATGGTTGTAGAGAGACAGTTAAATGCTCAAGGTATCTCAAGACATGATTTAGGGCGAGAGAACTTTGTAAGCAAGGTTTGGGAATGGAAAGAGCTATCAGGTGGCACTATCACATCACAGATGCGTAGAATAGGTGCTTCTCCAGACTGGGATCGTGAGAGATTTACAATGGATAAGGGTCTATCTGATGCGGTTAAGAAGTGCTTTATTAAATTATATGAAGATGGTTTAGCGTATCGTGGCGAGAGATTGGTAAATTGGGATCCTAAGTTAAAAACAGCGGTTTCAGATCTTGAGGTAGCTCAAGTAGATAAGCAAGGTTCACTTTGGCACTTTATATACCCAGTAGCTGATAGTGATGAGAAAATTATAATCGCAACAACTCGTCCTGAGACAATGCTAGGTGATATGGCTGTTGCAGTGCATCCAGAAGATGAAAGATATACTCACTTAGTTGGTAAGATGATAAATCTACCACTTACAGATAGACAAATTCCAATTATCGCTGATGATTATGTCGAAAAAGACTTTGGAACAGGTTGTGTCAAGATCACTCCTGCTCATGACTTTAATGACTATGAAATGGGTAAAAGACACAATTTACCTATGCTAAGTATTCTAACTGATGATGCGACATTAAATACAAATGTACCATCAAAATATCAAGGGTTAGATAGATTTGAAGCACGTAAGCAAATAGTTGCCGATATGGAGGCTTTAGGTCTTTTAGATAAGATAGAGCCACATGCGCTAAAAGTACCAACTGGAGATAGAACAGGAGAAATTCTAGAGCCATATCTAACTAAACAATGGTTTGTCAAAGCTGATGTGCTAGCAAAACCAGCGATTGAAGCAGTTGAAAAGGGCGATGTAAGATTTGTTCCGGATAATTGGAAAAATACTTATTTTGCCTGGATGAGAGATATTCAAGATTGGTGTGTATCACGTCAATTATGGTGGGGTCATAGAATTCCAGCTTGGTATGATGAAGCAGGTAATGCTTATGTCGGCGAAGATGAGGCAGATGTTAGAGCTAAATATAATCTAGCTGATGATATCGCTATTAAACAAGATGAAGATGTATTTGATACATGGTTCTCATCGGCATTATGGCCATTTAGTACATTAGGCTGGCCTGAGCAGACTCCTGAGCTGGCAAAATACTATCCAACAAGCGTACTTGTAACTGGTTTTGATATTATCTTCTTCTGGGTTGCTAGAATGATGATGTTTGGCATGTATTTTATGAATGATGTGCCATTTAGAGATATTTATATCACAGGACTTATTCGTGATAGCGAAGGGCAGAAAATGTCAAAATCTAAGGGTAACGTTTTAGATCCTGTAGATTTGATAGATGGTATTTCATTAGATGAGCTTCTGAAAAAGAGAACTACTGGTCTAATGCAACCACAAATGAAAGCTAAAATTGAGAAAGCTACTAAAAAAGAATTCCCTGAAGGTATCAGCGCTTATGGTGCTGATGCGGTGAGATTTACTTATGCTGCATTGGCTTCTACATCGCGTGATATCAGTTTTGATACTGCGAGAGTTGAGGGTTATCGTAACTTCTGTAACAAGCTTTGGAATGCTTCAAGATTTGTAATGATGAATCTTGATGATTATAAAGTTTGTGATAACTATGAGTTAGGTGTGGCTGATAAGTGGATTTGGAGTGTGCTAAATACTGCTACTGCTGATGTACATAGACATCTTGCAAATTATCGTTTTGATTTAGTAACAAACACTATTTATGATCTTGTATGGAATAATTATTGTGACTGGTATGTTGAATTTGCAAAAGTTGCTCTAAAAGATGATTCACTATCTGAGCAACAAAAAAATGGTGTTAAATATACGCTTACTAAGGTTTTAGAAAATATTTTAGCTTTAGCGCATCCGCTTATACCATTTATCACAGAGAGCATTTATCAGCAGTTAAAAGCACATTTAAATGATGCTAAAGATACAATTATGGATGTATCTTATCCTGTAACAACTCAAGCTTTAGAAGCTCCAGAAGCTGAAAAAGCTATCGTATGGTTACAAAATGTTGTTACAACTCTACGTAATATGCGTAGCGAAGTAGGTATCAAGCCATCTTTAGAGATTTCTCTAATTGTTAAAGATGTTGCCGATAAGGATAGAGAATACCTAGCTCAAACAGAAGGGTTTATAAAAGCGTTAGCTAGAATAAATAATATTGAGTTTAATGATAATCCGCCAACATCTTTATCACAGATTGTCGAAGGGCTTGAATTAAATATTCCATTAGCAGGTTTGGTTGATATCGAAGCTGAAAAAGCAAGATTAGATAAAGAGCTAGATAAGCTAAAAGACGAAGTTGATAGAGTACAGAAGAAACTTTCTAACGAAAGATTTGTCTCAAATGCTCCAGAGGCTGTAGTTGCTGCAGAGCAAGAAAAATTAGCTAAGTATCAAGAGTTATATGCTAAGACACTTGAGAAGAAAGAGGCTTTGGGATAA
- a CDS encoding DNA polymerase III subunit chi, translating into MKIEFKVLQTQDINQMLEVLITEVVKEYALQKTIAILAPAGIAKQLDDKLWQDGQDSFIPHHCAINAREYNQYNNIPILITDNLFITSGYDVLINIMDVAVDPQRVKVKELKEFVYQQDSALQASRKKYVYYKKSNLEIITVQDN; encoded by the coding sequence ATGAAAATAGAGTTTAAGGTTTTGCAGACACAAGATATTAATCAAATGCTAGAAGTGCTGATTACTGAAGTTGTCAAAGAATATGCTTTACAAAAGACAATTGCAATCTTAGCACCAGCAGGTATTGCAAAACAACTAGATGATAAACTATGGCAAGATGGTCAAGATTCTTTTATCCCACATCATTGTGCTATAAATGCTAGAGAGTATAATCAATATAATAATATTCCAATTCTTATCACAGATAATCTATTTATTACCTCAGGTTATGATGTTTTAATAAATATTATGGATGTGGCTGTAGACCCACAGCGAGTTAAAGTCAAAGAGCTAAAAGAGTTTGTCTATCAACAAGATAGCGCTTTACAGGCTTCACGTAAGAAGTATGTTTACTACAAAAAATCAAATCTAGAGATAATTACTGTTCAAGATAACTAA
- a CDS encoding transporter suffix domain-containing protein, with protein MEKDWKYYLGILLFILSFVPYILVFVIMPFLGLSTSSYLAASSILLISAEAIFLVSVMLLGRAIIDAIKAAIKKVFKSAFTNQKPISYTRHSIGLIMFFASLVYPTLLLEMILIFDKINQVGQLNMMLILFSGDIIFIASFFVLGGDFISKLKSLFKYQK; from the coding sequence ATGGAGAAAGACTGGAAATATTATTTAGGTATATTACTGTTTATTTTATCATTTGTGCCATATATTTTAGTTTTTGTGATTATGCCTTTTTTAGGATTATCTACATCTAGCTATCTAGCTGCTTCATCTATATTACTTATTAGTGCCGAAGCAATATTTCTAGTCTCTGTGATGCTCTTGGGTAGAGCAATAATTGATGCTATAAAAGCAGCAATAAAAAAGGTCTTTAAATCTGCGTTTACAAATCAAAAACCTATTAGCTATACAAGACATAGTATTGGTTTAATTATGTTTTTTGCAAGCTTAGTGTATCCAACATTATTGCTAGAGATGATACTTATTTTTGATAAAATTAATCAAGTTGGCCAGCTCAATATGATGCTTATTCTATTTAGTGGAGATATTATTTTTATAGCTAGTTTCTTTGTTTTAGGTGGCGATTTTATTAGTAAGTTAAAATCTTTATTTAAGTATCAGAAGTGA
- the pcp gene encoding pyroglutamyl-peptidase I: MKKILLCIFMFVAFVVSVNAQTILVTGFAPFCGEKINPSWQAVKQLPDSIDGAKIIKKQIPVSFKGSVNDLDKLIEKYNPDVIIAVGEAGGRAAVSIERVAINVDDARIADNDNYQPKNIKISANGENAYFSKLPIYKIQAAIQAQGIPAYISDSAGTYVCNHVMYHLLEVLSKKYPNKIAGFIHVPYAPQQVVNKSDMPSMSTDQATQALKIAIQTSITKQ, encoded by the coding sequence ATGAAAAAAATTTTATTATGCATATTTATGTTTGTGGCTTTTGTTGTTTCAGTAAATGCACAAACTATCCTTGTAACAGGTTTTGCACCTTTTTGTGGTGAGAAGATAAACCCATCTTGGCAAGCGGTTAAGCAACTCCCTGATAGTATTGATGGAGCCAAAATTATCAAAAAACAAATTCCTGTTTCATTTAAGGGTTCTGTTAATGATTTAGACAAATTGATAGAGAAATATAACCCTGATGTGATTATTGCGGTTGGTGAAGCTGGCGGTCGAGCAGCAGTATCTATCGAAAGAGTAGCGATAAATGTTGATGATGCTAGAATTGCAGATAATGATAACTATCAACCTAAGAATATCAAAATCTCAGCAAATGGCGAAAATGCTTATTTCTCTAAGCTACCAATTTATAAAATCCAAGCTGCAATACAAGCACAAGGCATTCCAGCTTATATATCTGATAGCGCTGGGACATATGTTTGTAACCATGTGATGTATCATCTATTAGAAGTACTCAGCAAAAAGTATCCTAATAAAATAGCTGGATTTATACATGTCCCGTATGCGCCACAGCAAGTTGTGAATAAATCAGATATGCCTAGTATGAGTACTGATCAAGCTACACAAGCATTAAAAATAGCGATACAAACATCGATAACTAAGCAATAG
- a CDS encoding BatD family protein codes for MKTKLFKLISILILSVAIFNLSYANVSASVDRTHLEKGETFELVLHLDNFDIQPDLDVLDKDFTVYNTSTISKTTIVNGQQSSQFEMIVTLMPNKTGKLTIPAIKIGNQTTKPINIEVDKELSNEEERNYQDLFAIGSLATDETYVNVPVLYTLRLYYATPILSLQPKAFDIKNSTIKQTNHRKTYQKRINGKMYDVVEESFLIIPNITGTIRIPAIVLEATIPNTFGQLGTRVKYFSTEAKILKVKPIPNDISINDWFPAADVQISDNWSADKNIKEGEFLTRTVKIKAKGVLSNDIPKLEFKSSDAFNVYPEKPELQDIEQAGQLTGIATYKIGYMPVKQGKATIPAINLKWFDVDNHKSKVASIAAKTFDVQKGNIPSSSFVTNGQPLSSQATQKIIKDTFWRDVAIGLFILWLITFVLLIKCKVTKKVAKEVIDKQTNLDQKVSGLKEIKKACNKKDNIQLQKAIINWANTHVDKQIFSLLEVAEIFPHLKDILKELNAAIYAVKDFNNYHELLNLIKSTTKVTKTKSSKLVKGLYE; via the coding sequence GTGAAAACTAAGTTATTTAAACTAATAAGTATATTGATATTATCAGTAGCTATTTTCAATCTAAGCTATGCTAATGTCTCAGCTAGTGTCGATAGAACTCATCTTGAAAAAGGCGAGACATTTGAACTAGTGTTGCATCTAGATAACTTTGATATACAACCAGATTTAGATGTTTTAGATAAAGATTTTACTGTTTATAACACTAGTACTATTAGTAAAACCACTATTGTTAATGGACAACAGAGCTCTCAGTTTGAGATGATTGTCACGCTTATGCCAAATAAAACAGGTAAGCTAACAATACCAGCAATTAAGATTGGTAACCAGACCACTAAACCGATTAATATAGAGGTTGATAAAGAGCTTTCGAATGAAGAAGAGCGTAATTATCAAGATTTGTTTGCTATAGGTTCATTAGCTACTGATGAAACTTATGTTAATGTACCAGTTTTATATACTTTGAGGTTATATTATGCAACGCCTATCCTAAGCTTGCAGCCTAAGGCGTTTGATATAAAAAATTCTACAATAAAGCAAACAAATCATAGAAAAACTTACCAAAAACGTATTAATGGTAAAATGTATGATGTTGTTGAAGAAAGCTTTTTGATAATTCCTAATATTACCGGGACTATACGTATCCCAGCTATTGTTTTAGAAGCAACAATTCCAAACACTTTCGGGCAGCTGGGTACTCGAGTAAAATATTTCTCAACAGAGGCAAAAATTCTCAAGGTTAAACCAATTCCCAATGATATAAGTATCAATGATTGGTTTCCAGCAGCTGATGTGCAGATTAGTGATAACTGGTCTGCTGACAAAAATATCAAAGAAGGCGAGTTTTTAACTAGAACAGTTAAGATCAAAGCAAAAGGTGTTTTAAGTAACGATATTCCAAAGCTAGAGTTCAAGTCCTCTGATGCTTTTAATGTTTACCCTGAAAAACCAGAGCTTCAAGATATTGAGCAGGCTGGTCAATTAACGGGTATCGCTACCTATAAAATTGGTTATATGCCAGTTAAACAAGGCAAAGCAACTATCCCAGCGATCAACCTTAAGTGGTTTGATGTCGATAATCATAAATCAAAAGTAGCTAGTATAGCTGCAAAAACTTTTGATGTGCAAAAAGGAAATATCCCAAGCTCTAGTTTTGTTACTAATGGGCAGCCATTATCTTCACAAGCTACACAAAAAATCATTAAAGATACTTTTTGGCGTGATGTTGCTATAGGGCTTTTTATATTATGGCTTATAACATTTGTATTGCTTATAAAGTGTAAAGTCACAAAAAAAGTCGCTAAAGAAGTCATTGATAAGCAAACTAATTTAGATCAAAAAGTTAGTGGCTTAAAAGAGATAAAAAAAGCATGCAATAAAAAAGATAATATTCAGCTACAAAAAGCAATTATTAACTGGGCGAATACTCATGTTGATAAGCAAATATTTTCATTACTTGAGGTTGCAGAGATATTTCCACACTTAAAAGATATCTTAAAAGAGCTAAATGCTGCAATATATGCTGTAAAAGATTTTAATAATTATCATGAGCTGCTAAATTTAATTAAAAGTACAACTAAAGTTACTAAAACAAAATCTAGTAAGTTAGTTAAAGGTTTATACGAGTAG
- a CDS encoding tetratricopeptide repeat protein, with protein sequence MSLRKLMVILLIVPSICFASKWDDLWLTKDQQGMNYYNNGDAKKAAQTFENSNWKGASYYKAGDYQKAYQEFKKDSSAKGLYNQGNSLTQLGEYSKAIDAYKQAIEKRPDFEDAKNNLEIAKELEKQQKQQQNSQNNNKDNKDNKDNKDNKDNKDNKDNKDKQEQNEQNEQANKVDQRQKELNNKETNKLLSMIDDDPSGLLKNKFARDYQRMIGDKREN encoded by the coding sequence ATGTCGCTAAGAAAATTAATGGTGATTTTATTAATAGTGCCGAGCATATGTTTTGCAAGTAAATGGGATGATTTATGGTTGACAAAAGACCAACAGGGCATGAATTACTATAATAATGGTGATGCTAAAAAAGCTGCACAAACTTTTGAAAATAGTAATTGGAAAGGAGCCTCTTATTATAAAGCTGGAGATTATCAAAAAGCTTATCAAGAATTTAAAAAAGACAGCTCAGCAAAGGGATTATATAATCAAGGAAATTCACTTACTCAACTGGGAGAATATAGCAAGGCGATAGATGCCTATAAACAAGCTATCGAAAAAAGACCAGATTTTGAGGATGCAAAAAATAATTTAGAAATTGCTAAAGAGTTAGAAAAACAACAAAAGCAACAGCAAAATTCACAAAATAACAACAAAGACAATAAAGACAATAAGGATAATAAGGATAATAAGGATAATAAGGATAATAAGGATAATAAGGATAAGCAAGAGCAAAATGAGCAAAATGAGCAAGCTAATAAAGTTGATCAGCGTCAAAAAGAACTTAATAATAAGGAAACAAATAAGCTTTTATCAATGATAGATGATGATCCAAGTGGACTTCTTAAAAATAAATTTGCACGTGACTACCAGAGGATGATAGGAGACAAGCGTGAAAACTAA